AGCTTCTGTGCATGCAACACTATGGTCAAAATCGTGCTTTTGTGGGCATGAGATTTTTAACAAAGGCGACACCAAGAGAGTAAAAAATGATCATTTATCACTAATCCATTAGAATAGTGGGGAAACGCATGCCATGTAGATGCAATGgaagaaattaagaaacaaaaaGGAAAGCAAACCAAACCTTGGGAATTTGTTGTTCTTAACAGCTTTTTGCCCATATTTCCTCCAACGATATCCATCATCAAGTATATCAACCTGACTCCTTGTTTGAAAAGCATACCTAGGCTTCCTTGtcttcttttccttctttttattacGATCACCACCTGATTTTATCTCTGTTTCAGAACCAACAAATCCCCCATTTTCAACCACCTCTTTAACTTGTGCTGCTTGGATCAACTTGTTTGTCTTCATATCCGACAACAACATCCCATTTGAGGTGTCCCCATGAAAATTGTCAAAAACTTGAGAATTAAAAGCCACGTTTGATGGTAAAGAGACAGGAAGAAACATTTGATAATTCTCCATATATaattaaagaagaagaagatcaaaGAAAGTTTAATGCAAAAAAAAGAGGCGGCGGACTGGAAGGTTAAATAGATATGTACAAATTCATATAACTCAGAAAGCTCAGTAAAAGAAGCTGAAAATATTCCAAGGGCATATTTATAGGGTTAAAGGTTTCGTGGACGCTACGATTGCTTTTCTTTTATTCTTCTCTAATTTCAATTTCTTAAATTACAATCattctaaaatattttatttttaaccacCAATAAAATATTTTCATATCATCACATTTTAAAACATACAAATACAAATAATATATTctctatattattttaattttaattaaaattttgaattatcaaactttttatttattagaagttaaaaaaatgaaagagaagacaattttaaatggaaaaagaaaaatcgACTACCTAGAAACTAAATTTTTTATAgcaaaaattaagaaaatattaaattttgggaaaaaaactaaaaacattaaaaaatgtaaaaaaatgtttgtttatcatttaaaaattaattctttaagtaatttaattaagttaaagAATATAATTGATATAAATGAATGTATAACCTTTAAAAATAGATGATGTGGCAATATTTTAATGGTggctaaaaactaaaattttaggaTATTTTAATATAACTTATTCCATTTTAAATTACACTCCACTTTTTACtttataaaattaacaaatttaatctacatttaaatttttgacattttataaaattattatcccAAAATTAGCAGCTTGACAAATTATAAGTATGAAATTAACAAAAATAAGGAAATTATGGATTTCTATGtaataaattagtaaaaatagtaaaatcaaTAGTTTAAATTTTTGCATTTATAAATTAGGCTATattatcaatttttataaaatatgagaactaaattatgataaataaaagtaaaaaagttcatttttttaaatttcaaaagattaactaaattatgaaattcataattaattttatttttcaaaagtaaAGGAAAATTACAAGTCCATTAGCGAATTGATTAGTAGAAAGTAAGGGAAAAACTGGGGCGGCTCCGTCATCATCATTAGGTGGGGGAATGAAACACATCACTAAACTaaatttcatataatatatatatatatattgagtgtagtgaaataaaaaaaaattaaaagttatatatattatttaatttaaataataaattaaatagaattaCACAGATCACAtgtataaaataattttcaaagattTAGTGGTTTTCTTAAAGGAAATGGGTGGGTGAATATGTGACTGCGCCTCCTCCTCGGTTTCCTGgaaatttcatcaaaattaataCCAATTTAGCTTTTATTTCGAAAAGAAATCCATTATATGGATATATTTCAGCTTTAAATTTCTAATTATGagcatttataattaattaatagaaTGTAAGAAAATAATGTTTTTTGACATATAAATATTAGTAGTGGTGGACATAGATTAATGGCAAATCTCAATTGACGTGGCTGCATATGTATATAACATGATTCTCCACCACATGCCATATACTTTTCCAAACCAATGGAATTGGGACCATATACTCAAGATTTTGCAACCTAATCTCCACATGTTTTCTCAACCCAAGACTATATGAAATGACATTTTAATTTCccataaaaaaaagaaattatgaGTACAAATATAATTAATACACCCGAATGATGGTAATCAATCATTTTAATGGGACAAATATGTAATATTAtgtgaatttattttttatataatacttacaaatttttttagttaatgtacttaaatgttatcattttatttaggattgatcaaaatagaaaatattgaccAAATCCATAACTTACAGGATCAATAGTAGAATTtgacttaatgaatttaattgttACCTTTTAAGTCAaggttcaaattttaaaatttgtaaaagtttataaattaaaattaaccaaattaaagtACATGGATTAGATTCATAATTTATGCATAGTATAAGAATTAATAGCAAATTTTGACTTATAAATTATGTCAatgatttattaaaaataaattatgtatatttatttttaaaattattaataaacaaAAAATATTTAATGGATTTGTATTTGGTACATGATAGTTAGGAGGATTGTGGGGATCCCCCGGCACCCTTCCGCAGGTCAAGATAAAGTTATATGGGCTGAGCCTACAGCTGAGGCCTTCTTTGTTAAAAATGTATACTGGAAACTTTGCGAGACAACATGGAATTCGAAGGACGGATTATGACAGATTCCGTGGAAATTAAAGAACGCCTTCTTACTAATGTCGAGTTTGTGAAGAAGGGGATAGGGAGTAACAATTCATGTGGATTTtgtgacaccccaaacccaaTTAGGACAGTCCAACCCGAATTTCAAACGTCATATTAGCCACCGAGGTGACTTTCCATTTAAAACTTTATGAGCTACACCAACCAACCATGCACACCACACATTtgcataatattttatataagaaCTAGTCTTatgtgtatttttttttaaattaattttttcattCACACAATTAGAAGGTATAGGTTATACCTTAATACTCAACGGTCTCCCTTAgctgaaaaaaaaatcattagtTCATTTGATTATCATCACattaatttagtaataaaaccATCCAGAAAAACAATCAAACAAACAATTAAAACGTTCAAAATCCCCCCAAAAATTAAACAGTTCGAAATGTCCGTTTAAAACctcttgaaaattttatttaaaaagtctAAGTCTAATTTTAGTACTAAACCCGTGGAACGACCCACATTGCCTTCACTTTGGAGTTTAAAAGTTCAACACACATACTCTAAAAAAATGCCTTGCGTTGGATCACTGATTTACCACCCTCCTCGTTAGCCCACAAACTATTTATTTGTAAGGTAAAGTAAGGAGTGTAAGCTTGGTAAAGCTTAATGAATGTACAAAGAATTGccacaattagacataaaatccGTAGTTGAAAGAAAACATACTAAATCATGCAACCATGGCATAGCATCAAACATATCATAAAGCAAACATAATGATATATTGGCATAATGTGACATGGAGCATATATATAATCGATAATGCATTGGATAAGCGAATCTCCAAACATTCCTCATGGCTCATAAAGTCATACGTTATCTTCATGTAAGTGTAGCACGAATGCTCACACTCTCCAAACACACCATGCTATCTACGGTGAATGGAGCTATGCTCCGACATTCTCTTATCTTTCTAACGCTATCTCTAGGCCACAATGccttaatacataataaaaatggtgagtattcacaatcctatgacatgccaatgaTATCCAATGGTTACATATAATCACAATGCCAAAATATCCACTTATACACATATCCGCTCACCGTTTTATACAAACTttctgtaatagcccgattttgggcccattcggaacagtggttttgggaccactaatccGAGgaaagagaaattattttaaatattatttatgtgTTATgacatgattatatgagagtatgaaaattttggtgaattaattttagcgatttcatgcttaattgtgaaaaaggactaaatcgcataaagtgcagaagtcctattttgatagctaagggtgttaaatagctagagaaccaaaattgaggggtctttaaagggaaaatatacCCTTAAAATataggtggccggccatagggacaaaaagggatgagaaagtcaaagttaggtggcctaaattgattaaaataaaacctaagacaaaggctatcatcttttttGTTTTGCTCCTTCTTCTCCACCGCTTTTTCCTCCAagaaaatggccatggaagcttgaaacttttcagcaacttaaagcctttgcaagtaagtaattttgagggcttttcttgaatatttttgtacttttgagatccttgtagcatgagctttcaaataaggggactattttgcaaaatggttgaaagtttagggttttaccatgagagtgttcatgttttttttgaaattttatggaagaaaatgaatcttggttattaaataaacaacttttatgaagtagttttcatggaaaccctaactatggaccattttgcataagttgtgaaatagatgttacatgtgtgtaataatgagaattgtgggctgctcctagtatgaaaagtattcggctaggcttggttagtgagaaaatgtgataaaatcaattttcggacctaggggtaaaatggtcatttt
The Gossypium arboreum isolate Shixiya-1 chromosome 10, ASM2569848v2, whole genome shotgun sequence genome window above contains:
- the LOC108488912 gene encoding probable WRKY transcription factor 75, which encodes MENYQMFLPVSLPSNVAFNSQVFDNFHGDTSNGMLLSDMKTNKLIQAAQVKEVVENGGFVGSETEIKSGGDRNKKKEKKTRKPRYAFQTRSQVDILDDGYRWRKYGQKAVKNNKFPRSYYRCTHQGCNVKKQVQRLTKDETLVLTTYEGVHTHPIDNPTDDFHHILSQMQIYTPF